The Deltaproteobacteria bacterium genomic sequence CAGCACGAAGGTGGCGATGGCCAGCAATATCAGGGTGCGCCGGCTGTAGAGGTCCGAGAGCTTGCCGAAGATGGGCGTCGCCAGCGCCGACGTGAGCATGTAGACGGAAAAGACCCAACTGTAGAGGTCGATGTCGCCGAGCTGGGACACCACCGTGGGCATGGCGCTGCTCACGATGGTGGCGTCGATGGCGAAGAGGAAGACCGCCAGCATGACGCCGGCGACGGCGACCCCGGCGGACGTGGGGATGGTGGTCTGCGTGCTACTCACCGCGCGCGTAGGCCAGGATGGCGTCGAAGATGGGCGTGTAGCCCGTGCAGCGGCAGAGATTGCCGTCCAACCCCTTCTTCACTTCTTCGAGCGTCGGCTGGGGATTGCGTTCCAGCAAGGCGTGGGCGGCCATGAGCATTCCCGGGCCGCAGTAGCCGCACTGCACGGCGCCGTGCTCGAGGAACAGACGCTGGAGCCGGTCGAGATCCATGCCGTGGCCGCACCCTTCGACGGTGGCGATTTCCTTGCCGGCGCAACGGGCGGCCAGCACGACGCAACTGTGGACGGCCATGCCGTCCATCCGCACGGTGCAGCAGCCGCAGTGGCTGGTCTCGCATCCGCGCTTGGCGCCGGTGAGGAACAGCCGTTCGCGCAGCACGTCCAGCAGGAGCGCCGTGTCCGGCGCTTCCACCCGGACCTCCTCGCCGTTGACCTTGAGATCAAGCAGCGCCATGGCGGTTCTCCTCGATCTGCTTTGCCGCCTGAAGCAGCGCCCGGCGCACGAAAACGGACACCATCTTCCGGCGGTAGTCGGCGCTGGCGTGCGGATCGCCGGGAGGGTCCACCTCGGCGGCGGCCATTTCGCCCGCGGCCCGGGCCGTTTCCGTGTCCAGCACCGCGCCCTTGAGGACGGCTTCGGCCTTCACGGCCCGGAGCGGGACCGGGGCCGCGCCCCCGATGCCGATCCGCGCTTCGGTTACGCCGCCGGTGTTTCTCCCGTCCGGCACGACCACTGCGGCGACTCCCACCATGGCCAGGTCCTCGGGGCTGATGGCGTGCTTCAGGTACACTCCGGAGGCTCCCTCGGGCGGATGCTCGATGTCGATGCGGCACAGGATCTCGTCCGGCTCCAGCGCGGTCTCGAAGTAGCCCGCGAAGAACTCGGCCAGGGGGAGTTCGCGGACGTCCCCGCGCCGCCTCAGCACGGCGCGGGCGTTCAGCGCCAGCAGCGCCGGAGGGAGGTCGGCGCCGGGTTCGTTGTGGCACACGTTGCCGCCGATGGTGCCGAGGTTGCGCACGGCCGTGGAGCTGACCTGCCGCGCCGCCGCCGGCAGCACGCCGACTTCCTCGCCCAGGACCGGCGAGGCGATCAACTGCCGGCACGTGTTCATGGCACCGATGGAGATGCCCGCGGAACTCACCTCGACGCCGTGCAGCGCCTCGATGGGTTCGAGGTCGATCAGCGCCCCGGGTCTCACCAGCCGGTTCCGCATCATCACCAGCAGCGACTGTCCGCCGGCGATGGGGAGCGCGTCGTCCGTGTATTCTTCCCGCGCCGCCAGCGCTTCGTCGAGGTCGGCGGGCCGGATCAGCCTGCATTCCATGATCGGCCTTTCACAGTCCGGTGTCCTTCCGTTGGCTCTCCACCGCGTCCAGCACCCGCTCGGGGAAGAGCGGCAGGTCTTTCAGCCTGACTCCCAGGGCTTGGTAGATGGCATTGCCGATGGCGGGGGCGATGCCCACGATGGCCAGCTCGCCGATCCCCTTGGCGCCGAACGGCCCCTCGGGCAGCGGCACTTCCACGGCGATGGGCTTGATCTCCGGGATCTCCTGGCTGGACGGGATCTTGTAGTCCATGAACGAGGGGTTGACGATCCGGCCCTGTTCGAACACGAGCCGTTCGTGCAGGGCGTAACCCAGTCCCATGACCACCCCGCCGACGATCTGGCCGTCGACGCTTATGGGGTTCAGGCTCTTGCCCACGTCGTGAGCGGAGGCGATGCGCCGGACCCGGACGATGCCCGTCTCCTCGTCGATCTCGGCCTCCACGGCCTGGGCGGCGTATTTCCAACCCGGCACGTACTCCTTCCGTTGGGTCTTGTGCGGCAGCGTCGGGTAGTCTCCCTTGCCGCCGTAGGTGCCCCGCCCCAGGATCGGCCGCTCGCTCGTGTGGGCCCGTTCCAACACGTCCCGGAACGTCAGCGAGAGCTCCGGATGGGCGGATGACACGACCCGCTGCTCCGCCACCGCGAGATCGCCTTGCGGGATCTCCACCATCCGTGAAGCCACCTCCAGGAGCTGGTTGCGCGCGTCCTCGGCGGCGAGCTTCACCGCCATGCCGGTGTAGAAGGTCACCCGGCTGGAGAAGGTGCCGCGGTCATAGGGGGTGGTAGCGGTGTCGGCGCTGGAAATGCCCACCGCCTCCATCGGGAGCCCCAGCACCTCGGCGGCGATCTGGCACATCACCACCGACATGCCTTGCCCGATCTCGGAAGCTCCCACCAGCACCTGTGCGCTGCCGTCCTCGTTGAACTGGACGTAGGCGGCGGAGATGCTGGAATGGGTGGTGGGCGACTTGGCGATGACCGCGAGGCCGCGGCCCACGTTGGCGGGCTTGGGCTCGCCCCAGCCGATCTCTTTCGCGACGCTTTCGAGGCACTCCTGGAGCCCGATGCTCTGCACCACGTCGTCGATGGAGTTGATGTCGCCTTCCTTGAGGATGTTCCTGAGCCGCAGCTCCAGCGGGTCCATGCCCAGGCGTTCGGCGATCATGTCCATCTGCGACTCGATGGCCCAGGCGCCCTCGGGCACGCCCAGACCGCGCAACTGGGTGCCGCGCATCTTGTTGGTGTAGACCAGGGTGGACGAGATCCGGAGGTCGTGAACCCGGTAGGGGCCGTTGCCGTCCTTCATGGCCCGGTTGCTGGGGGGCAAACCCTCGGCGTGCGCCCCCGTGTCCCAGAGAAAGTCGACGTCCCGGGCCACCAGCGTGCCGTCCTTCATGACGCCGGTCTTGACCGTCACCGTGGCCGGGGTGGAGCCGGCCGCGGCGGTGAACTCCTCGGCCCGGGTCATCACCATCTTCACGGGCCTGCGGCTGTGCATCGACAGCGCCACAGCCACGGGTTCCAGGCGCGGCTCGATCTTGCCGCCGAAGCCGCCGCCCACCTTGGTGCAGATGACCCGCATGCGGCTTTCGGGAATGCCGAACAGCCCGGCCAGCAGGGTCCGGAGTTGGAACACCTCCTGGCTGCAGGTCCACACCGTCACCTCGTTGCCGCGGACGGAGGCCAGCGAGGCGTGGGGCTCCATGTAGCAGTGATGGATCTGGCTGGCATGGAAGG encodes the following:
- a CDS encoding xanthine dehydrogenase family protein molybdopterin-binding subunit — its product is MADDYRVIGTSVVRPDGAEMISGQAVYGPDVTQPGMLWGKILRSPLPHARIRSIDVEKARALPGVTVITAADVPDRRYGYAIEDEQIFAVEKARYAGEPVAAAAAPDEERALEALSLIDVDYEELPAAFTAEEAARDGAPLVHEELGPARSVYLASWNPVHGTNIIHRASHHRGDVDAALARADYVFEDTFHASQIHHCYMEPHASLASVRGNEVTVWTCSQEVFQLRTLLAGLFGIPESRMRVICTKVGGGFGGKIEPRLEPVAVALSMHSRRPVKMVMTRAEEFTAAAGSTPATVTVKTGVMKDGTLVARDVDFLWDTGAHAEGLPPSNRAMKDGNGPYRVHDLRISSTLVYTNKMRGTQLRGLGVPEGAWAIESQMDMIAERLGMDPLELRLRNILKEGDINSIDDVVQSIGLQECLESVAKEIGWGEPKPANVGRGLAVIAKSPTTHSSISAAYVQFNEDGSAQVLVGASEIGQGMSVVMCQIAAEVLGLPMEAVGISSADTATTPYDRGTFSSRVTFYTGMAVKLAAEDARNQLLEVASRMVEIPQGDLAVAEQRVVSSAHPELSLTFRDVLERAHTSERPILGRGTYGGKGDYPTLPHKTQRKEYVPGWKYAAQAVEAEIDEETGIVRVRRIASAHDVGKSLNPISVDGQIVGGVVMGLGYALHERLVFEQGRIVNPSFMDYKIPSSQEIPEIKPIAVEVPLPEGPFGAKGIGELAIVGIAPAIGNAIYQALGVRLKDLPLFPERVLDAVESQRKDTGL
- a CDS encoding (2Fe-2S)-binding protein, yielding MALLDLKVNGEEVRVEAPDTALLLDVLRERLFLTGAKRGCETSHCGCCTVRMDGMAVHSCVVLAARCAGKEIATVEGCGHGMDLDRLQRLFLEHGAVQCGYCGPGMLMAAHALLERNPQPTLEEVKKGLDGNLCRCTGYTPIFDAILAYARGE
- a CDS encoding xanthine dehydrogenase family protein subunit M, with the translated sequence MECRLIRPADLDEALAAREEYTDDALPIAGGQSLLVMMRNRLVRPGALIDLEPIEALHGVEVSSAGISIGAMNTCRQLIASPVLGEEVGVLPAAARQVSSTAVRNLGTIGGNVCHNEPGADLPPALLALNARAVLRRRGDVRELPLAEFFAGYFETALEPDEILCRIDIEHPPEGASGVYLKHAISPEDLAMVGVAAVVVPDGRNTGGVTEARIGIGGAAPVPLRAVKAEAVLKGAVLDTETARAAGEMAAAEVDPPGDPHASADYRRKMVSVFVRRALLQAAKQIEENRHGAA